From Lentimicrobiaceae bacterium, a single genomic window includes:
- a CDS encoding acylphosphatase: MNKKNLTIRVYGRVQGVGFRYFTQKAARSCGIYGFVKNESDGSVFIEAEGAHEQLITFQELCKQGPARAAVSHIKVIEGPVMNYHSFSIR, from the coding sequence ATGAATAAAAAAAATCTCACCATCAGGGTGTACGGACGTGTACAAGGAGTTGGATTCAGATATTTTACTCAAAAAGCCGCCCGGAGTTGCGGCATATATGGTTTTGTAAAAAATGAATCTGACGGCTCTGTTTTCATTGAAGCTGAGGGAGCGCATGAGCAGCTAATTACATTTCAGGAGTTGTGCAAACAAGGCCCGGCCAGAGCTGCAGTAAGTCACATCAAAGTCATCGAAGGACCTGTCATGAACTACCATTCTTTCAGCATCAGGTAA
- a CDS encoding NUDIX hydrolase: protein MKDNNLNTLNFHVSVDCVIFGFDFGKLNVLLLERNFSWDNKEYNDLKLPGDLVRKDEDLDTAASRVLKELTGLENIYLKQFAAIGTPDRLCRQPRDMEWLRSIGHPEEVVVTVAYYSLINIDQDKIDKFGLHANTRWYPVADITELAFDHMEILQDALIMLRSELRSNPIGFELLPPKFTLSQLQKLYEVILGTTLDKRNFRKKVSNMPYVVPINEKEKGVSHKPARYFIFSKKVYEKTRKNSFDFSV, encoded by the coding sequence ATGAAGGATAATAATCTGAACACACTGAACTTTCATGTTTCGGTAGACTGTGTAATTTTTGGTTTCGACTTCGGAAAACTCAATGTTTTGCTGTTGGAGCGAAATTTCAGCTGGGACAATAAGGAATATAACGATCTGAAACTACCGGGGGATCTGGTTCGTAAAGATGAAGACCTTGACACTGCTGCATCACGTGTACTAAAGGAACTTACTGGACTTGAAAACATCTATCTTAAACAATTTGCAGCCATAGGAACCCCTGACAGATTGTGCCGGCAGCCCAGGGACATGGAGTGGCTGCGCTCAATCGGTCATCCGGAAGAGGTTGTGGTAACTGTTGCCTACTATTCTCTCATCAATATTGACCAGGATAAGATTGACAAATTCGGGCTGCATGCCAATACCCGCTGGTATCCGGTTGCAGATATCACTGAACTTGCATTTGACCACATGGAAATTTTGCAGGACGCACTGATTATGCTGCGCTCTGAGTTACGCTCCAACCCTATCGGATTCGAGCTCCTTCCTCCAAAATTCACCCTCAGCCAGCTCCAAAAACTGTACGAAGTTATTTTGGGTACTACCCTGGATAAGAGAAATTTCAGAAAGAAAGTTTCCAATATGCCTTACGTAGTGCCCATCAATGAAAAAGAAAAAGGCGTTTCGCACAAGCCTGCCCGGTATTTCATATTCAGTAAAAAGGTTTATGAAAAAACCAGGAAGAATTCCTTTGATTTTTCCGTTTAA